In one window of Solanum pennellii chromosome 2, SPENNV200 DNA:
- the LOC107010938 gene encoding glycine-rich domain-containing protein 2-like isoform X3, whose amino-acid sequence MEMKQQLEWNEAQKTLINVDLVAAAKEQLKFLATVDRNRWLYEGRGLDKAIHRYYSCWLPLLAKHSESPFFDGPLVVPLDCEWIWHCHRLNPVRYKTDCENLYGRILDNHDVVSSVNAKSKQDTEELWKHLYANEPYDLDSARALSEDVHAKAEKYSDYDLVSAVSRQSPFFYQVSRPHINNNLYLEGAVARYKGFLHLIRRNKERSIKSFTVPTYDIDLIWHTHQLHPASYCKDLVDIMGKILEHDDTDSDRTKGKKLDTGFFRTTRQWEETYGLRYWRAGAMYRGSSPSPLGNSYYPSNPVSKSADIFHEHQKIMQYPEMEAVEVMLELVDIRNLPEGREGSFFVSFSKTQPDRIFNAKRKLTILSITGEKQVASFQCEPNGHLLFDLMSCSSSGLPIPKPVKSVGSVKVSLEDLVCPTSKLTMEKWLEVVPSSKMETLKPICLRVAISVTTPTAAPYVFHFVRPRAFSKNSCLFPLPGRIQHAKNWTRIIDDAGDEVISLQMRDSKKSKGETDSTLHKEVVGVSKSGEVHSLAELVGKEWLLLDAKWSLQLQTSSSDDGHLFELAGQRNVKFFPGQRLDYEHKYCTKQRSQDDFMTAVEFSAQDPYGKAVALVDLKFGVISVTEEWFLLPGSITAFVLCDTLKKEGYSSLVGSAKHSKEKNLSTQETDVCHEEDNRANLESETEKGVKLDLEATKGSIVAPVNEAISGGCGNLMKRGAYGSCGAVFGNKLKSGGCGCGSMLESGGCGGCGGSGCGGCGGGGCGSMLESGGCGGCGGSGCGGCGGGGCGSMLESGGCGGGGCGSMLESGGCGGSGCGGCGGGGCGSMLESGGCGGGGCGSMLESGGCGGSGCGGCGGGGCGSMLESGGCGGGGCGSMLESGGCGGSGCGGCGGGGCGSMLKSGGCGGGGCGCGNRLESGGCGGCGGGGCGNRLESGGCGGCGGGGCGNRLESGGCGGCGGGGCGNRLESGGCGGCGGGGCGNRLESGGCGGCGGGGCGNRLESGGCGGCGGGGCGNRLESGGCGGCGGGGCGNRLESGGCGGCGGGGCGNRLESGGCGGCGGNSLKSSGCGGCGGGGCGNGLASMTTVEVNA is encoded by the exons ATGGAGATGAAACAGCAGTTAGAGTggaatgaagctcagaagactCTGATAAATGTGGACCTTGTTGCTGCAGCTAAAGAACAGCTCAAGTTTCTTGCTACCGTTGATAGAAACCGTTGGCTGTATGAAGGCCGTGGCCTGGATAAAGCCATTCATAG GTACTACTCATGTTGGCTACCACTGTTGGCAAAACACTCTGAGTCCCCCTTCTTTGACGGGCCCTTGGTTGTTCCTTTGGACTGTGAATGGATTTGGCATTGTCACCGGCTCAATCCT GTTAGATACAAGACTGACTGTGAGAATTTATATGGGAGAATTCTTGACAACCATGATGTTGTATCTTCTGTGAATGCAAAGTCAAAACAGGATACCGAAGAACTGTGGAAACACTTGTATGCAAACGAGCCTTATGATTTGGACTCAGCTAGAGCTCTTTCAGAAGATGTCCATGCAAAAGCTGAAAAGTACAGTGATTATGATCTAGTCTCTGCTGTTTCACGGCAAAGCCCATTCTTCTACCAG GTGTCTAGACCACACATAAACAACAATCTCTATCTTGAAGGTGCTGTGGCTCGATACAAGGGTTTCTTACATCTGATCCGGAGAAACAAAGAAAGATCCATTAAGAGCTTCACTGTTCCAACTTATGACATAGACCTTATCTGGCATACTCACCAGTTACATCCTGCTTCTTATTGCAAAGACCTTGTTGACATTATGGGTAAGATTTTAGAACATGATGACACTGACTCAGATCGAACAAAAGGGAAAAAGTTGGATACTGGCTTTTTTCGAACTACAAGGCAGTGGGAAGAAACATATGGTTTAAGATATTGGAGGGCAGGTGCTATGTATAGAGGCAGTTCACCATCTCCTCTTGGGAATTCTTATTACCCCTCCAACCCTGTAAGCAAGAGTGCAGATATTTTCCATGAGCACCAAAAGATAATGCAGTATCCTGAGATGGAAGCAGTAGAA GTTATGTTAGAGCTTGTAGATATCAGAAATCTACCAGAAGGACGCGAGGGAAGCTTCTTTGTCTCATTTAGCAAGACTCAGCCTGATAGAATCTTCAATGCAAAGAGAAAACTTACTATTTTGTCCATCACTGGGGAAAAACAGGTTGCTTCTTTCCAATGTGAACCTAATGGTCATCTTCTTTTTGATCTCATGTCATGCTCATCGTCTGGTTTACCTATTCCAAAACCTGTTAAATCTGTGGGTTCTGTTAAAGTCTCTTTAGAAGATTTGGTTTGCCCGACTTCGAAACTTACAATGGAAAAGTGGTTGGAAGTTGTGCCAAGCTCTAAAATGGAAACACTAAAGCCAATCTGTTTACGAGTAGCTATCTCAGTTACAACACCTACTGCAGCACCATATGTCTTTCACTTTGTCCGTCCTCGAGCATTCTCCAAAAATTCTTGCTTATTCCCACTTCCTGGTAGGATTCAGCATGCTAAGAATTGGACTCGCATCATTGATGATGCTGGTGATGAGGTCATTAGCCTTCAAATGAG GGACTCGAAGAAATCCAAGGGTGAAACTGATTCTACATTGCACAAGGAGGTGGTTGGCGTCAGCAAGTCCGGCGAGGTACATTCTCTTGCTGAGTTAGTAGGGAAAGAGTGGTTGCTGTTAGATGCAAAGTGGTCTCTTCAACTTCAAACATCCAGCAGTGATGATGGCCACCTTTTTGAGTTGGCTGGTCAGAGGAAT GTGAAATTCTTCCCTGGTCAGAGGCTGGATTATGAGCACAAGTATTGTACAAAGCAAAGGAGTCAAGATGATTTTATGACAGCGGTAGAGTTCTCTGCACAGGATCCTTATGGAAAGGCAGTAGCGTTGGTTGACTTGAAATTTGGAGTTATCAGT GTGACAGAGGAGTGGTTTCTTTTGCCTGGTTCTATAACAGCTTTTGTACTTTGTGATACGTTGAAGAAGGAAGGGTATAGTAGCTTGGTAGGCAGTGCTAAACATTCGAAAGAGAAGAATTTGTCCACTCAAGAAACTGATGTGTGCCATGAAGAGGACAACAGAGCTAATCTGGAATCTGAGACAGAGAAGGGGGTGAAGTTGGACCTGGAGGCTACCAAAGGAAGCATTGTAGCACCCGTAAATGAAGCAATCAGTGGAGGCTGCGGTAATCTTATGAAGAGGGGAGCCTATGGTAGTTGTGGTGCTGTTTTTGGAAACAAATTAAAGAGTGGTGGTTGTGGTTGTGGAAGTATGTTAGAAAGCGGCGGCTGTGGAGGCTGTGGTGGCAGCGGTTGTGGAGgctgtggtggtggtggttgtgGAAGTATGTTAGAAAGCGGTGGTTGTGGAGGCTGTGGTGGCAGTGGTTGTGGAGgctgtggtggtggtggttgtgGAAGTATGTTAGAAAGCGGCGGCTGTGGTGGTGGTGGCTGTGGAAGTATGTTAGAAAGCGGTGGCTGTGGTGGCAGCGGTTGTGGAGgctgtggtggtggtggttgtgGAAGTATGTTAGAAAGCGGCGGCTGTGGTGGTGGTGGCTGTGGAAGTATGTTAGAAAGCGGTGGCTGTGGTGGCAGCGGTTGTGGAGgctgtggtggtggtggttgtgGAAGTATGTTAGAAAGCGGCGGCTGTGGTGGTGGTGGCTGTGGAAGTATGTTAGAAAGCGGTGGCTGTGGTGGCAGCGGTTGTGGAGgctgtggtggtggtggttgtgGAAGTATGTTAAAAAGCGGCGgctgtggtggtggtggttgtgGCTGTGGAAATAGGTTAGAAAGTGGCGGCTGTGGAGGTTGTGGTGGTGGTGGCTGTGGAAATAGGTTAGAAAGTGGCGGCTGTGGAGGTTGTGGTGGTGGTGGCTGTGGAAATAGGTTAGAAAGTGGCGGCTGTGGAGGTTGTGGTGGTGGTGGCTGTGGAAATAGGTTAGAAAGTGGCGGCTGTGGAGGTTGTGGTGGTGGTGGCTGTGGAAATAGGTTAGAAAGTGGCGGCTGTGGAGGTTGTGGTGGTGGTGGCTGTGGAAATAGGTTAGAAAGTGGCGGCTGTGGAGGTTGTGGTGGTGGTGGCTGTGGAAATAGGTTAGAAAGTGGCGGCTGTGGAGGTTGTGGTGGTGGTGGCTGTGGAAATAGGTTAGAAAGTGGCGGCTGTGGAGGTTGTGGTGGTGGTGGCTGTGGAAATAGGTTAGAAAGTGGCGGCTGTGGAG GTTGTGGAGGGAATAGTTTGAAAAGCAGTGGTTGTGGCGGCTGTGGTGGCGGTGGATGTGGTAATGGTTTGGCATCTATGACAACtgttgaagttaatgcataa